From Methanosarcina lacustris Z-7289, one genomic window encodes:
- a CDS encoding DUF2551 domain-containing protein, translating to MVSIPAKIKSRLEKFLEVDSSGYRRAILCIFIKVKKATIDELHEMLSSRYNVSRNTVASMVGYIHSKLGILRAHKESYKTPMVYLLRDEYADLLMKIVASTKKSTDFAA from the coding sequence ATGGTATCCATCCCAGCTAAAATTAAATCCAGATTAGAGAAATTTCTTGAAGTAGATTCCAGTGGATATCGAAGGGCTATTCTGTGTATCTTCATCAAGGTAAAGAAAGCGACTATTGACGAGCTACATGAAATGCTATCAAGTAGATATAATGTATCAAGAAATACGGTGGCATCCATGGTAGGGTACATTCATTCGAAACTTGGAATTCTTAGGGCACATAAAGAATCCTACAAAACCCCGATGGTTTATCTTTTAAGAGATGAATATGCAGATCTGCTTATGAAGATAGTTGCTTCCACGAAAAAATCTACTGATTTCGCCGCCTGA
- a CDS encoding response regulator, whose protein sequence is MAEGKILIVEDEHIVAMGIKRMLKSLGYTLAGVASSGEDAISKAESTFPDLVLMDIMLKGDMNGIEAAKEIKARFDVPVVYLTACSESKIVENAWKTGPLGYIVKPFDEKDLQKSIDVALRRHRMEKNELEKGSDKAEKGSDKCGKNFGKLPESVEFTESLQNLK, encoded by the coding sequence ATGGCAGAAGGAAAAATTCTGATTGTCGAAGATGAACATATTGTTGCAATGGGAATCAAACGGATGTTAAAGAGTTTGGGGTATACGCTGGCAGGCGTTGCTTCATCAGGAGAGGATGCTATAAGCAAAGCCGAAAGCACTTTTCCTGACCTTGTGCTGATGGACATAATGCTTAAAGGGGACATGAACGGGATAGAAGCTGCAAAAGAGATCAAAGCACGCTTTGATGTGCCTGTGGTTTACCTTACTGCTTGTTCCGAAAGCAAAATAGTGGAGAATGCCTGGAAGACAGGACCTCTGGGGTATATTGTGAAACCCTTTGATGAAAAGGACCTGCAAAAAAGTATTGATGTAGCTCTACGCAGGCACAGGATGGAAAAAAATGAGCTTGAAAAGGGTTCTGATAAGGCTGAGAAAGGTTCCGATAAGTGTGGAAAAAACTTCGGAAAACTTCCAGAATCTGTTGAATTTACTGAAAGTCTTCAGAATTTAAAATAA
- a CDS encoding glycosyltransferase, with product MLSPIAWSTPPKKYGPWEAMVSLLTEGLVKRGIDVTLFATADSHTAGKLHAVCPRPYEEDKAMIIKVYEGLHISEVFERANEFDIIHNHFDYLPLTYSALVDTPVVTTIHGFSSRKILPVYKKYNNSTFYVSISDAYRCNELDYIATVRHGIDIESFPFNDRPEDYLLFISRIHRDKGAKEAIEVAKKAGMKLRMAGFIADSEYFKNEIEPHIDNEQIIYEGHVSQERKKELLSNARALLHLINYEEAFGLGVVEALACGTPVIAINRGAMPELIIHEETGFLVNNVDEAVEAVQKVNSISRRRCRESVEKRFSVDRMVDDYIRVYETILEKCKREEKRPWGFYEVLTEKSGYKVKRITVLPQEELSLQRHSHRSEHWHIISGDGLVTKNSDKIKVLVGDSVDLAVNDIHRVKNTGSQNLVFIEIAQGDYLGEDDIERLEDKYGRA from the coding sequence ATGTTATCTCCGATTGCCTGGAGCACGCCGCCCAAAAAATACGGTCCGTGGGAGGCAATGGTATCCTTATTAACTGAGGGGCTGGTAAAACGGGGTATTGACGTTACGCTGTTTGCAACAGCTGATTCGCATACTGCAGGCAAACTTCATGCAGTGTGCCCGAGGCCGTACGAAGAAGATAAAGCTATGATTATAAAGGTGTACGAAGGCCTGCATATTTCAGAGGTTTTTGAAAGGGCAAATGAGTTTGATATAATCCATAACCATTTTGATTACCTGCCTCTTACTTACAGTGCGCTCGTAGACACGCCTGTTGTAACGACTATCCACGGTTTTTCTTCGCGGAAAATTCTGCCTGTTTATAAAAAATATAACAACAGTACTTTTTATGTATCCATAAGCGATGCCTACAGGTGCAATGAACTGGACTATATAGCAACGGTCCGGCACGGAATAGATATCGAGAGTTTTCCTTTTAATGACAGGCCTGAGGACTATCTTCTTTTTATATCGCGTATTCACAGGGATAAAGGCGCAAAAGAAGCAATAGAAGTTGCAAAAAAGGCAGGAATGAAATTAAGAATGGCTGGCTTTATTGCAGACTCTGAATATTTTAAGAATGAAATTGAGCCTCATATAGACAACGAACAGATAATTTATGAAGGGCATGTATCCCAGGAGCGCAAAAAAGAGCTGCTTTCAAATGCCCGTGCTCTTCTGCATCTGATCAATTATGAGGAGGCTTTCGGGCTCGGGGTGGTCGAAGCTCTTGCCTGCGGGACGCCTGTAATCGCAATAAACAGAGGTGCAATGCCTGAACTAATCATACATGAGGAGACCGGATTTCTCGTAAATAATGTGGATGAAGCTGTTGAGGCTGTTCAAAAGGTTAACTCCATATCCCGCAGGAGATGCCGGGAAAGCGTGGAAAAACGCTTCTCTGTTGACCGGATGGTAGATGATTATATCAGGGTATATGAAACAATTCTGGAAAAGTGCAAACGTGAGGAAAAAAGACCCTGGGGTTTCTATGAGGTGCTTACAGAGAAGTCAGGGTATAAGGTCAAACGCATTACGGTCCTGCCTCAGGAAGAACTCTCACTTCAGCGCCATTCTCATAGAAGTGAGCACTGGCATATAATCAGTGGCGATGGGCTTGTAACTAAAAATAGTGATAAAATAAAGGTTCTTGTCGGAGATTCGGTCGACCTGGCGGTAAACGACATACACCGCGTTAAAAACACAGGCAGTCAGAACCTTGTATTCATTGAGATTGCACAGGGAGATTACCTTGGAGAGGACGATATCGAAAGGCTTGAAGATAAATATGGAAGAGCCTGA
- a CDS encoding protein-tyrosine phosphatase family protein yields the protein MTFSLLSPLEMPVIDGVKIPLNLYVVLKEPALLAGMSYPGMRTPWKNIRDAGFSGVVCLCDSKVSYNPSPLEVLFSAELEDLHHGFPPINPQMQEELVRDATEVIRREVDAGMGIVVHCMGGIGRTGTVLGCVLRSLGFRADDVVDYLDKINRFRGVKGWPEVKWQEEMVRKY from the coding sequence ATGACCTTTTCTCTATTGAGTCCTCTGGAAATGCCTGTAATAGACGGCGTCAAAATTCCACTGAACTTATATGTCGTGCTTAAGGAGCCCGCACTTCTTGCCGGTATGTCTTATCCTGGAATGCGTACCCCCTGGAAAAATATAAGAGATGCTGGTTTCTCAGGTGTTGTCTGCCTCTGCGATTCAAAGGTATCCTATAACCCATCTCCTCTCGAAGTACTGTTTTCCGCAGAGTTAGAAGACCTGCACCACGGGTTTCCGCCAATTAACCCTCAAATGCAGGAGGAACTTGTAAGAGATGCAACTGAAGTAATAAGGCGAGAAGTGGATGCCGGGATGGGAATTGTTGTTCACTGTATGGGTGGAATAGGCAGGACTGGCACTGTTCTCGGATGTGTACTTCGGAGCCTTGGTTTTCGTGCTGATGATGTGGTTGATTATCTGGACAAAATAAACAGGTTCCGGGGTGTAAAAGGGTGGCCGGAGGTAAAATGGCAGGAGGAGATGGTACGAAAGTACTGA
- a CDS encoding glycosyltransferase family 4 protein: protein MNKQLKVLFIGTYVPKECGIATFTFDLLNSVSGVHDDIHCEVIALNDPSETFNYPEEVVFQIERDKLEDYYRAADFINQSDADIVCLQHEFGLFWGHAGDYIFALLSGINKPVITTMHTVIREPEPEYRASTEKLIRYSEKLVVMSQTAVEMLKDVYKVPDEKIEMIFHGLHDYPFNNCSKYKQMLNLKGAPLILTFGLLSQNKGIENILEALPDVVSQYPDLVYLVLGATHPMVKKTQGEAYRQYLMNRVSELGLENNVVFHDKFVEKEELCNYILASDIYASPYLSREQIVSGALTYAIGMGKAIVSTPYWYAQEMLSDNRGLLVDFGDTAGFKNSLLYLIENPDECNNMRKKAYDFGRKMTWENIGKEYNTVFSKALKHYNPSPVVQNRFNFLPDQLPEVKLDHLKLLTDDVGIIQHTNLGVPARHYGYSTDDVGRGLVALTQLIDSQEKAEELRKLITTYMSFLEHAQTGTGHFHNFMSYKREFLDEEGSEDTLGRAVYGLGHVISCPYLSKNIRTLAHTLVSKSRTQMEKLSYLRAKAYTMCGLYEMLRADVDADSFESVFNSRRDAVRSVDSLIDKDTFESIFLSHADSLVDMYEANRKEDWNWFEPTVTYSNAKLSEALILAYNYTKDRTYRRVGLATLDFLTETQWRGDFFDIVGNQGWYSCDGEKPIFDQQPIEAGYLTQAYISAYETVRERKYLELARYSFEYFLGRNRLRTPMYDYSTGAVCDGLNCDGMNCNQGAEPIICFFMALSSLNKHAGEAYSALSQPTVSEEGLPKRKSLLSANQAE, encoded by the coding sequence TTGAATAAGCAACTGAAAGTTTTGTTTATAGGAACTTATGTTCCGAAAGAATGTGGGATTGCCACATTTACTTTTGACCTTTTGAATTCAGTATCCGGGGTACATGACGATATACATTGTGAGGTCATTGCCCTTAATGACCCTTCTGAAACCTTTAATTATCCTGAAGAAGTCGTTTTTCAAATCGAAAGGGACAAACTTGAAGATTACTACAGGGCTGCAGATTTTATAAACCAGTCCGATGCAGATATCGTGTGTCTTCAACATGAATTCGGCCTTTTTTGGGGACACGCAGGCGATTACATTTTCGCTCTTCTTTCGGGAATAAACAAGCCTGTGATTACTACAATGCATACAGTGATCCGCGAACCGGAACCGGAATATCGTGCATCCACGGAAAAACTCATAAGATACTCAGAAAAGCTGGTTGTGATGAGCCAGACTGCAGTCGAGATGTTAAAAGATGTTTATAAGGTTCCGGATGAAAAAATAGAGATGATTTTTCACGGGTTACATGACTATCCGTTTAACAACTGCAGCAAGTATAAACAGATGCTGAATCTCAAGGGGGCTCCTCTTATCCTTACCTTTGGCCTGCTGAGTCAGAATAAAGGCATCGAAAATATACTTGAGGCTCTTCCGGATGTTGTAAGCCAGTATCCTGACCTTGTTTACCTTGTACTGGGTGCCACCCACCCGATGGTCAAAAAGACTCAGGGAGAAGCATACAGGCAGTATCTTATGAACAGGGTTTCCGAACTCGGGCTTGAGAATAATGTAGTGTTTCACGATAAATTTGTCGAAAAAGAAGAGCTCTGCAACTATATCCTTGCCAGTGATATTTACGCATCTCCCTATCTTTCCAGGGAACAGATAGTAAGCGGCGCTCTGACCTATGCGATTGGCATGGGAAAAGCAATAGTATCCACTCCTTACTGGTACGCCCAGGAAATGCTTTCCGATAATCGCGGGCTGCTCGTAGATTTCGGAGATACTGCCGGCTTTAAAAACTCGCTTTTATACTTAATCGAAAATCCGGACGAGTGTAATAATATGCGCAAAAAGGCATACGATTTTGGGAGAAAAATGACCTGGGAAAACATAGGTAAAGAATACAATACTGTGTTCAGCAAGGCTTTAAAGCACTACAATCCCTCTCCCGTAGTACAAAACAGATTTAATTTTCTTCCAGATCAGCTCCCCGAAGTAAAACTCGACCACCTCAAACTGCTGACCGATGACGTGGGCATTATCCAGCATACCAATCTGGGTGTGCCGGCCCGGCATTATGGATACAGTACTGATGATGTGGGCAGAGGACTCGTTGCACTGACCCAGCTTATCGACAGCCAGGAAAAAGCCGAAGAGCTCCGAAAGTTGATTACCACATACATGAGCTTTCTCGAACATGCCCAGACCGGGACAGGGCACTTCCATAACTTTATGAGCTATAAAAGGGAGTTTCTGGACGAAGAAGGCAGTGAAGACACTCTCGGACGTGCAGTCTACGGACTTGGGCATGTGATAAGCTGCCCTTATCTGTCAAAAAACATACGTACGCTTGCACACACGCTTGTCAGCAAATCCAGAACGCAGATGGAAAAGCTGAGTTACTTGAGGGCAAAAGCCTATACAATGTGTGGACTATATGAAATGCTCCGGGCAGACGTGGACGCGGATTCTTTTGAATCTGTATTTAACTCCCGAAGGGATGCTGTAAGGTCCGTAGACTCTCTTATAGACAAAGATACCTTTGAATCCATATTTCTCAGCCACGCAGACTCTCTGGTCGACATGTATGAGGCTAACAGAAAAGAAGACTGGAACTGGTTTGAACCCACCGTTACCTACAGCAATGCAAAACTGAGTGAAGCCCTTATACTGGCGTATAACTATACCAAAGACCGGACTTACAGAAGAGTTGGGCTTGCCACTCTGGACTTCCTTACTGAGACCCAGTGGAGAGGTGACTTTTTTGATATTGTTGGAAATCAGGGCTGGTACTCCTGTGATGGAGAAAAACCGATTTTTGACCAGCAGCCCATCGAGGCAGGCTACCTGACTCAGGCTTACATTTCGGCTTATGAGACTGTCCGGGAGAGAAAATATCTGGAGCTTGCAAGATACTCTTTTGAATATTTCCTGGGTAGAAACCGCCTGCGAACTCCTATGTATGATTACTCGACAGGTGCAGTCTGCGACGGGCTCAACTGTGACGGGATGAACTGTAATCAGGGTGCAGAACCCATAATCTGCTTCTTCATGGCTTTAAGTTCCTTAAATAAACACGCAGGTGAAGCTTACAGTGCTCTATCTCAGCCCACAGTAAGTGAAGAAGGCCTGCCGAAGAGAAAGAGCCTGTTATCAGCAAATCAGGCAGAATGA
- a CDS encoding glycoside hydrolase family 130 protein, whose translation MIWKDHGELFVRHKKNPILTIEDWPYQANSVFNPAAAIVDGKTLLLVRVEDHRGFSHLTVARSNNGVDGWEIDSEPTFAPDPVNYPEEIYGIEDPRITYIDEMGKWAVAYTAFSDSGPLTSLAFTEDFHNFERIGATLPPENKDSALFPVRFNGKWAMLHRPVSSMSGAKANIWISFSPDMRHWGDHQVLLYAREGGWWDANKIGLSPQPIRTYDGWLIMYHGVRPTASKTSYRLGLALLDLEDPRKVLHRSEGWVFGPRELYERSGDVNDVVFPCGWVLIDDQIRIYYGSADTSVSLASAKVSDVLKYIHECPEEQVCKVLPIVEEDRSITPD comes from the coding sequence ATGATCTGGAAGGACCACGGAGAACTGTTTGTAAGGCATAAAAAAAATCCCATACTCACTATTGAAGACTGGCCGTATCAGGCTAATTCGGTATTCAACCCTGCTGCAGCTATAGTTGATGGTAAAACTCTATTACTGGTGCGGGTCGAAGACCACAGGGGCTTTTCTCACCTTACAGTAGCCAGGAGTAATAACGGGGTAGATGGCTGGGAGATCGACTCCGAACCAACCTTTGCCCCGGACCCTGTAAACTACCCTGAAGAGATATACGGTATTGAAGACCCGCGTATAACTTATATTGATGAGATGGGAAAATGGGCTGTAGCTTATACTGCTTTTTCGGACTCCGGCCCCTTAACATCTCTTGCCTTTACAGAAGATTTCCACAATTTTGAGCGGATAGGAGCTACCCTGCCTCCTGAGAATAAGGATTCAGCTCTGTTTCCTGTAAGGTTTAACGGCAAGTGGGCAATGTTACACAGGCCGGTCTCTTCAATGAGCGGGGCGAAGGCAAATATCTGGATCTCCTTTTCCCCGGATATGAGACACTGGGGGGATCATCAGGTTCTTCTGTATGCCCGGGAAGGTGGGTGGTGGGATGCCAATAAGATAGGTTTATCCCCACAGCCAATTCGTACATACGATGGATGGTTAATTATGTACCATGGAGTGCGCCCAACAGCATCAAAAACAAGTTATCGGCTTGGGCTGGCTCTTCTTGACCTTGAAGACCCGAGGAAAGTCCTCCACAGGTCCGAAGGGTGGGTTTTCGGGCCCCGTGAACTGTATGAACGCAGTGGAGATGTTAATGATGTTGTTTTCCCCTGCGGCTGGGTTTTAATTGACGATCAAATCCGTATTTATTATGGAAGTGCAGATACATCTGTGTCCCTGGCAAGCGCAAAAGTTTCCGATGTTCTGAAATACATCCATGAGTGCCCTGAAGAACAGGTCTGCAAAGTTTTGCCAATCGTTGAAGAGGACAGGTCTATCACTCCTGACTAA
- a CDS encoding DUF1699 family protein translates to MKIRVVSSREEIFTLNPNERIVHLAFRPSNKDIFGLVETCPKVEVIQLPKSYMRTVSKSIEMFLQMQRIQLIEGDVWGHRKDINEYYSISPSIIEKIKEMKIEGKSTEEIEKRVSRESKLNFEMVAYILNKETSA, encoded by the coding sequence ATGAAAATAAGAGTAGTTAGTTCCAGAGAGGAAATCTTTACACTTAATCCTAATGAACGTATCGTTCACCTGGCATTCAGACCTTCAAACAAAGACATCTTTGGACTTGTTGAAACCTGCCCGAAGGTTGAGGTAATTCAGTTACCTAAATCTTATATGCGTACAGTCTCAAAGTCCATAGAAATGTTCCTTCAGATGCAGAGAATCCAGCTTATCGAAGGAGATGTCTGGGGGCACAGGAAGGATATAAACGAATACTACAGCATTTCACCCTCAATAATTGAAAAAATTAAAGAAATGAAAATAGAAGGTAAATCCACTGAAGAAATTGAAAAAAGAGTTTCAAGGGAGAGCAAGCTGAACTTTGAGATGGTTGCTTATATCCTGAATAAGGAAACTTCTGCCTGA
- the iscB gene encoding RNA-guided endonuclease IscB → MLVFVINQNKKPLMPCKPSKARKLLQAGKAKVVRNTPFTIKLLFGSSGYTQPVIAGMDTGSKVVGCAAIANGKVLYQSEIYLRENVSKKMEQRKMYRRTRRGRKTRYRPARFDNRGNSRREGRLAPSIKSKLEAHFREKMFVESLLPVTEWKVELASFDIHKITNPEVSGIGYQEGDLKGFYNVKAYVLDRDGYTCQHCRGKSKDSRLHCHHIVFRSQKGTDAPENLITLCETCHKALHNGEFKLSGKKSKTKHATEIGILKSQIRKSGWSFAETFGYETKYRREQVLKLLKTHYFDAVAICCRDDQKVEVEDSVFLKRNVPAGDYQQRRGKRSEKKIPTGKLFGLRKFDLVKTSKGIGFVKGKRSSGFFAISDLFGNKISDSVNVKKKCRRLSARSTTLVQMVQMTHSSPTCHFRQAGTVEEGVSC, encoded by the coding sequence ATGTTAGTTTTCGTAATCAATCAAAACAAAAAACCACTAATGCCCTGTAAACCTTCAAAAGCCAGAAAGCTACTGCAAGCAGGCAAGGCAAAAGTGGTCCGAAATACTCCATTCACAATCAAGTTACTTTTCGGAAGCAGTGGCTATACTCAACCTGTAATTGCAGGGATGGATACCGGCTCTAAGGTCGTGGGCTGTGCAGCCATTGCTAACGGAAAAGTGTTGTATCAGTCCGAAATCTACCTTAGAGAAAACGTTTCAAAAAAGATGGAACAACGGAAGATGTACCGGAGAACCAGAAGAGGTAGAAAAACAAGGTATAGACCTGCAAGATTTGATAACCGGGGAAATTCAAGGAGAGAAGGAAGATTGGCTCCTTCCATCAAAAGCAAACTTGAAGCTCATTTCCGGGAAAAGATGTTTGTGGAATCCCTGCTTCCTGTAACGGAATGGAAGGTAGAGCTTGCTTCCTTTGATATTCACAAAATAACAAATCCGGAGGTTTCCGGGATCGGATATCAGGAAGGGGACCTTAAAGGTTTCTACAATGTCAAAGCTTACGTTCTGGATCGGGACGGCTACACCTGCCAGCACTGCAGGGGAAAGTCAAAGGATTCCCGGCTGCATTGCCATCATATCGTTTTCAGGTCACAGAAGGGAACAGATGCACCAGAAAACCTGATAACGCTCTGTGAAACCTGTCACAAAGCCCTGCACAATGGAGAATTCAAGCTTTCAGGGAAAAAGTCAAAAACAAAACATGCAACTGAAATCGGGATTCTCAAATCCCAAATCCGGAAATCCGGCTGGAGTTTTGCAGAGACTTTCGGGTACGAAACAAAGTACAGGAGAGAGCAGGTCTTGAAGTTGTTAAAAACACATTACTTTGACGCTGTTGCTATCTGTTGCAGGGACGATCAGAAAGTAGAGGTAGAAGATTCGGTTTTTCTAAAAAGAAACGTTCCTGCGGGAGATTATCAGCAGCGGAGAGGGAAGAGATCAGAGAAGAAAATACCTACCGGAAAGCTGTTTGGGCTCAGGAAATTTGATCTTGTAAAAACAAGTAAAGGAATAGGGTTTGTTAAAGGCAAAAGATCTTCCGGATTCTTTGCTATTTCGGATCTGTTTGGAAACAAAATATCAGATAGTGTTAACGTGAAGAAAAAATGCAGGAGACTGAGTGCGAGGAGTACAACATTAGTTCAGATGGTACAGATGACGCATTCCTCCCCCACCTGCCATTTCCGGCAAGCCGGAACTGTCGAGGAAGGGGTCTCCTGCTGA
- the pap gene encoding polyphosphate:AMP phosphotransferase, with the protein MLENIDLSQSISNEEYKNSMKTLEVKLGELQRRAWELKIPIILVFEGWHASGMGEDINRFILPLDPRGFDFHTMTRPCYEDRLKPFLLRFWERIPVKGRIGIFDRSWYSRAIIELFGNKKDEKALEKALEEITYFERQLADDGYLILKFFLHISEKEQKERFKEIKKKDIPLILDEYEGKNGKEQDFIEQYEEYLPVIEKILENTDSPNAPWEIVEANDRNFAVLKIMVTVTQAIETSIEKITKTPGLQTIKYLDIPTTNLPVLNGSTLEKTDLSKNISVEEYRESKKLYQRKLEALQYELFRKKCSVVILFEGWDAAGKGGAIHRLVEVLNPRLYSVVPVGSPNDTEKAHQYLWRFCEVTPLAGHITIFDRSWYGRVLVERVEGFSTEEEWRRAYREINEFEKILADAGTIIFKFWLQIDKETQLERFESRQNDPEKNWKITEDDWRNRNKWDDYKVAVDEMLQKTSTTGAPWIIIESRDKRYSRAKVLKTVAETLEEELKKD; encoded by the coding sequence ATGCTTGAAAACATAGACTTATCCCAGTCAATATCGAATGAAGAATATAAGAATAGTATGAAAACGCTTGAGGTTAAACTCGGCGAACTTCAACGAAGGGCATGGGAGCTGAAAATACCCATTATACTTGTTTTTGAAGGCTGGCATGCATCGGGGATGGGGGAGGATATCAACCGTTTTATCCTACCTCTGGACCCGAGAGGATTTGATTTCCATACCATGACCAGACCCTGTTACGAGGACCGCCTCAAGCCTTTTCTTCTGCGGTTTTGGGAGCGGATTCCTGTAAAAGGAAGAATTGGAATCTTTGACCGAAGCTGGTACAGTCGAGCAATAATCGAGCTCTTCGGAAACAAAAAAGACGAAAAAGCCTTGGAAAAGGCCCTGGAAGAAATAACTTATTTTGAGCGCCAGCTTGCGGACGATGGGTACCTGATACTCAAGTTTTTCCTTCATATCAGTGAAAAAGAACAGAAAGAACGTTTCAAGGAAATCAAAAAAAAGGATATTCCTCTTATTCTTGATGAATATGAAGGGAAAAACGGAAAAGAACAGGATTTTATCGAACAATATGAGGAATACCTGCCTGTTATAGAAAAAATACTTGAGAATACAGATAGCCCCAATGCCCCCTGGGAAATAGTAGAAGCAAACGACAGGAACTTTGCAGTCCTGAAAATCATGGTAACAGTAACTCAAGCAATCGAGACATCGATTGAAAAGATAACAAAAACTCCGGGGTTACAGACGATCAAGTATCTTGACATACCAACTACAAATCTCCCTGTACTTAATGGTTCAACCCTGGAAAAGACCGACCTCTCTAAAAACATTTCTGTGGAAGAATACAGGGAATCCAAAAAGCTTTACCAGCGCAAACTCGAAGCCCTCCAGTATGAGCTTTTTAGAAAAAAATGCTCCGTTGTTATATTGTTTGAAGGGTGGGACGCGGCCGGGAAGGGGGGAGCTATTCACCGTCTCGTTGAAGTACTCAACCCCCGGCTTTACAGCGTTGTGCCCGTTGGGTCCCCAAATGATACTGAAAAAGCCCACCAGTATCTCTGGCGCTTCTGTGAAGTAACCCCATTGGCAGGACATATAACTATTTTTGACAGGAGCTGGTACGGGCGTGTCCTCGTAGAAAGAGTGGAAGGGTTCAGTACGGAGGAAGAATGGAGAAGAGCCTACAGGGAAATTAATGAGTTTGAAAAAATCCTTGCTGATGCAGGAACAATTATCTTCAAATTCTGGCTTCAGATAGATAAAGAAACCCAGCTCGAAAGGTTCGAAAGCCGACAAAATGATCCGGAAAAAAACTGGAAAATTACAGAAGACGACTGGCGAAACCGGAACAAATGGGATGACTATAAAGTTGCAGTCGATGAGATGCTCCAGAAAACGAGTACGACAGGTGCCCCATGGATAATTATCGAATCCAGGGACAAGCGTTATTCAAGGGCAAAAGTCCTGAAAACCGTAGCTGAAACTCTTGAAGAGGAATTGAAGAAGGATTAA
- a CDS encoding MBL fold metallo-hydrolase: protein MEITFLGTGVAIPEKGRVQSGLLVRLEDKPLLVDCGSGVLSRFPDAGVSHTEVDTVLLSHLHLDHVADLLPLIKANWLRGKTDMRVYGPEGTDDWFSKVIGAYGYILDEVDVDVIEVYPGKEFTLEGFDCEITCVTASHSVPTLAYRVTAEDGEFVYSGDTEPCRNIMDLAIESDLLIHECSFPPGTKVTNHTTPSTLAEMLENYNKEIGSICLTHFYPEMKGHGKEAIHRLKDYVDGEVILAEDLMKLEL from the coding sequence ATGGAGATTACATTTCTTGGCACTGGAGTTGCTATACCTGAAAAAGGTCGGGTACAGTCCGGATTACTTGTCAGGCTTGAGGACAAACCTCTGCTTGTAGATTGTGGAAGCGGCGTATTAAGCAGGTTTCCCGATGCCGGAGTCTCACACACGGAAGTAGATACCGTACTTCTCTCACACCTTCACCTTGACCATGTAGCTGACCTTCTTCCCCTCATTAAAGCAAACTGGCTTAGAGGAAAAACCGATATGCGGGTATATGGCCCTGAAGGGACCGATGACTGGTTCTCAAAAGTGATTGGGGCTTATGGGTATATTCTGGATGAAGTGGACGTGGATGTTATTGAGGTCTATCCCGGAAAAGAGTTTACACTTGAGGGGTTTGACTGCGAGATAACCTGCGTAACTGCTTCACACAGCGTTCCGACTCTGGCATACCGCGTGACTGCAGAAGACGGAGAATTTGTTTATTCAGGGGATACCGAGCCCTGCCGCAACATAATGGACCTGGCAATTGAATCTGACCTCCTGATACACGAATGTTCCTTCCCTCCCGGCACAAAAGTGACAAACCACACAACCCCAAGCACGCTGGCTGAAATGCTTGAAAACTATAACAAAGAGATCGGAAGTATTTGCCTCACACACTTCTATCCCGAAATGAAAGGGCATGGAAAAGAAGCAATACACCGTCTCAAAGACTATGTTGATGGAGAGGTGATCCTTGCAGAAGACCTGATGAAGCTTGAACTATAA
- a CDS encoding response regulator, protein MSEGRILIVEDEHIVAMGIKRMLKGLGYTVTGVASSGEDAISKAESTFPDLVLMDIMLKGELDGVEAAKEIIERFDVPVVYLTAYSDSNILERVKKTGPSGYIVKPFDEKDLYSNIEIALHRYRKEKENLEERTEGESQAGKER, encoded by the coding sequence ATGAGCGAAGGACGAATTCTGATAGTCGAAGATGAACATATCGTTGCGATGGGAATAAAACGCATGTTGAAAGGCCTGGGATATACGGTTACAGGTGTAGCTTCATCCGGAGAGGATGCTATAAGCAAAGCCGAGAGTACTTTTCCGGACCTCGTGTTGATGGACATAATGCTGAAAGGGGAACTTGACGGCGTGGAAGCTGCAAAGGAGATAATAGAACGCTTTGACGTGCCTGTGGTTTACCTGACTGCTTATTCCGACAGCAATATTCTAGAGCGGGTTAAAAAAACCGGGCCCTCCGGCTATATCGTAAAACCCTTTGATGAAAAAGACCTGTACAGTAATATAGAAATAGCCCTGCACAGGTACAGGAAAGAAAAAGAAAATCTCGAGGAAAGAACTGAAGGGGAAAGCCAGGCAGGTAAAGAAAGATAA